A window of Bacteroidota bacterium contains these coding sequences:
- a CDS encoding thymidine kinase — protein MFIEPLLNNKSNKGWIEVICGPMFSGKTEELIRRLKRAKIANRKVAIFKPAVDKRYSKNQVVSHDSNSISSIIINRAIEITEYYDDADVIGVDEVQFFDKAVVDVVQYLAFKGKRVIVTGLDMDSDGKPFDPMPNLLAVSEYITKLHAICMECGSLATHSYRISDEEGKVLIGAKDKYKPLCRSCYYKKWEEINDSSFDIKEV, from the coding sequence ATGTTTATTGAACCGCTTTTAAATAATAAATCAAATAAGGGATGGATTGAAGTTATTTGTGGACCCATGTTTTCGGGGAAAACAGAAGAATTGATTCGAAGACTTAAAAGGGCTAAAATCGCAAATAGGAAGGTTGCAATTTTTAAACCGGCTGTTGATAAAAGATATAGTAAGAATCAAGTTGTTTCACATGACTCAAATTCAATATCTTCAATAATTATTAATAGGGCAATTGAAATAACTGAATATTATGACGATGCAGATGTAATTGGTGTTGATGAGGTGCAGTTTTTTGATAAAGCTGTTGTGGATGTTGTTCAATATTTAGCCTTTAAAGGAAAAAGAGTTATTGTAACAGGTCTTGACATGGATTCTGATGGTAAGCCATTTGACCCAATGCCTAATTTACTTGCTGTTTCCGAATACATTACAAAGTTACATGCTATTTGTATGGAGTGTGGTAGCCTTGCTACTCATTCGTATAGGATATCTGATGAGGAAGGAAAAGTTTTGATTGGTGCAAAAGATAAATACAAACCTTTGTGCCGTTCTTGTTATTATAAAAAGTGGGAAGAAATAAATGATAGTAGTTTTGATATTAAAGAAGTATAA